TGATCTGACATAATGAATTTAATGTTAATTTGAGgatgaatattattatattaatgtttAACCAATGAAAATTAACTATTTTGTAGTATCGGTAAGTTTTTATCTTTAcagcctaatatatatatatatatatatatatatatatatatatatatatatatatatatatatcgctcaTTCACGAGGACAAATGCCATGTGGTTGTCCCTTCAACGACACGTGTTAGGAAATGGCCACATCTATTAAGCTGCTTCTCTCTTTACTGCCAGCAAAAAGGCTGTGGGTTGGGTTGGATAGTTTTGAGTGTTGATGTGTTCATGGACTTTAGGTTTGATTTCTCAGTAGCAGTCTTTTCCCAGCTCACCATGCCAAGAAATCTGTAGTGGAGTTTGAAGAGGGCATTAATTCTTCGACTACTAAAAGCATCAGTCAGTAACAATGTTTCCTACGTTGGGTTACATAGGAAGCATCACGAGAGCTAAAGCTGAAAACCAAGAAAGAAATGAGACCTGTCTACAAAATTACAGGAAGAGAATCCTTTCTGTCTTCTCCTTCCAGTTTAATCTCTGTTCTTCTTGTTATGGCTCGGATTCGACTTGCTCGGTGGCAACCTCCTCAGGCTTGCACTGACTGCAATCACGGGCGGCTTGGCGACTGCTCCATGAGACAGCAGCAACAGCTTCCTGGGTCGAGAGCTCTCCCTATTAAACTCTCTCTGAGGAGGCGATGGGAAGCTGAGAAAGAAATGGAGGAGAAGTAAAGCACAGAGGAAGGAGACGGCTGTGCAGGTGGCTCTCATGGCGATTGGTGTGCAGCAGGCAATTGTGTGGGATGGTTGAAGAAGGGTGGAGGTATTCCGTTTATATAATAACTAGCATCTCCATGCCTCGTGATAATTGGCACAGCATGTGAGTCGCGGTAATCTTTGTGCCATGGGATGCAGTGAAGCTGGTGATTCAGAAGAACTCCACTTCCATGCAAGACAGTAAACTTGGTTGATAGTTGATAGGTTTCCCTGAGAAGGAATCGTGTCTCTTCCATTATCTAATGGAGGTTTTGGCACTTGGAAGTGGCTGGTCATGTGATGCTCATTTGACTATTGCTGTCATGATCTGAAGCCATGACACGGTACTGCTTGTGAGGTTGATCTGTGAGAGTAATGTGAGAGAGCCACTGGTTCCAAGCAGCAGTGAGCATATGATGGATCAGTGGCAAgagatatcatataaaacatgcaGATTTAGATCTAGGTGAGGTTGGTGGGTTGGATTAGGCAAGAAAGGGGAGTCACTTTCCAGAGCACAAGATCAGAACATGAACCAGGAAACAAGTACAGGATTCTTTTGGCTGAAAGGTTCCAAAGAAAACATGGTGGCCTGGTGGCGATGTGTAGGAAGAGTTTAGTGGACTTCCACATGCAGGGAGAGAAGGCATGTGTTGAGACTGCTATTCCATGTTACTGCACTGACTTTTTACAGAACTCATGATTGAGCTGAGGAGAGGAGAGAGGGTGGAACTCAGACAGCTGCTTCGATGCTTCTTAATATAATTTACTTGATTGAAACCATCGTCTTCTTTCGGATGCGCGTAttgtgactatatatatatatatatttatttatttatttatttatttattagaaaaAATAGTATTGGAATGATTCTATAATTGATTTTTAgtgaagattttttttatttttttgataatatCCTTGAATTAGATTGTTTCAAGTCACCAATCTATGAACTATGAGAGAGTGTAATACAATTATAATTTAAGTGTAACTCTCTAAATTTTTACCTAACCTATCCAAACTTCTCAGGAATTACTTAGATGAGATGTAATATATttagtattatattttttatttttgtatacatttatgataattaatttttaaaataatatatttttatgttgaATTTGTGCTAAGTATAACTCAAAGTTAACTTCTTTTAAGTTAAACTATGAGAATGAGGAGGTGACATTGGAGTTAGAATGAGACGATAAAAAGGCAAAGGTGGAGTGGGAGAAGGATAAGAAGGGGGAGGAGAAGGAAGCCAAAGGAGAGTGGGAGGAGGTGGTGTTGGAGTTAGAGTGGGAGGATGAGGAAACTGAGATtgagtgggaggaggaggaggaggaaaccaAGGGGAATGGGAGGAGGTGGTGTTGAAGTTGGAGTGGGAGGATGAGGAGAGGAAAGTGGAGTGGGAGGAGGCGACAATGGAGGTAGAGTGGAAGGAGGAGGGGGAGGCAAATGTGAAGTAGATgaaagaggagagggaggaggaggaagccaatgGGGAGAGGAGAAGGCGGAGGCGGagtaggaggaagaagaagtcaAGGGAGAGGGTGAGGATGAGAAAACCAatagagatgggaaggagacatgGAGGTGGAGTGAGAGTAGAGGTGGAGGAGATAAAGAGTAATTTAAGAAAATCAAGAACTAATCTAAGgcttaattaaattaattaaatagttAAAGTTTAATTGAATCGATGTTAAACTCAAAAAAAAAGTCAAGCCTAGTCAAAGGATAATCactattttttatgatatcattGAGGGTATCATCCTAAAAAGATTACTCCTTAATAAAAACTAATTATGGGACATCATCTCATAAAAGTTCATTAGTATGGATTTTTTTCaataaattactttttttttcccTCATGTTGGATGATAGAATAcaattgaaattaaaaaaaaaaaaaatcaagaggcTCTTTGTAATACTATTACTTTATTCTCAGATCATAATTTGATTATTAAAAGTTAgatgtatatatttttatacattTTGGATAAGCCTATCAAGTTAATGGCTAAGGAGTAAGTGATTAATAGTATCAAAATCAAACTAATATCAAATTTTAAGTTTATGTAGTTAATAAATATGAACAACTacagaaaatattttttgaagtaaTCTCATGATTAGGTACAATCATGGTCCGAATCAAAACCAAATTGGTTTGATAGTTCATTAGTTACGAACCGAATTGAAAATGAGCATAAGCAATTCGATTCTAATTCTTTGAGCCGAAGAGTGGCAAATGATAaagttattttaattattttataattatatatatatatatatatatatatatatatatatatatatatatatattataaaatgattGGGACATCCgataataaagattttattttacatatttatttttatgttacTACATGAATAAAAAGACATATCACCTTTCAAAGTGAAACtttcatcaaaattttaaaataaaattatttttttatatttattttaaaataaaaatataattttattttaaaattctgaattcgatttgatttgatttcagtttaaattttaaaatatgatttatatatatatttatttatatttatgtataaggGAATTAGAACCAAAATCGAAATTGGACTTGAATTCGATTTGATTTCAGTTCTAAAAACCTAGAACCGAAATAATTGATTTTTGGAATCTGAGTCATGCCTACTCATCCtctatatagataaagctagatTCTAAAGACAAAGAGATTTCTAATAACATAAAAAGAAGTATTATTTAGAAAATAGTAAGTGCACGCCAAAACAAAATTCTAATATTTTCTCTCCCGGTTTATCTTTGGATATATAGCACAATTTAAGATCTATTATCTTATCTTCCATTTAAGTTTTTAGATGGAATGATCTTGATACGCTGACATTGAATTGAAAggtattatatttaaatcttattCAATCGTACATGTATGGtgttggtgaacctttacgtTGTGGTCTAGGAGTCAGCATGGTTCGGTCTGATCCTGGATGTGCAAAGTCACCCATGCGAAGACTCGAGAAGCGGAAGCATGTGTTGGGTCGGGTTGAACTATGAGCCTTGTTGCCTGCTCACCAGCCTTTACACACAGGTCAAGATCGGGAGAGGGTTTCCTGACTCGATCCttccgaagcttaagttagcgTTGAATGAAACATGAGTGAGTTGCATGTGCGAAAAGTCCCCTTGGTGCTGGCCAAGTGATGAGTTTTTATACTTGCACATGGAGGTCGATCTTACCCCATATATTAATGATCGTTGACCCCTTAAATGGCCATCCCATGCCTTATGCGATGACGTCGGTCGACCTGTACAGATCTGCATCGAGCGACGCCGTCTCAAGCATTCCAGGGTGGCTCTATACTTAACGACGTCGTTCCGAACCTTCCTAGACAGTTTCGTACCCGATGACATCGCTTGCACGACCTTGTATAGCTCAGAGGGATGGTCGTGTTGTATGAGTCCAAGGCATTGCACCGATATGATCTGCCACATTGACTTTGAAGTTCCACGTCGGTGCTATGGTGAGTGTGGAACATTGCCGAAGCACGTGCTACCAAATTGTCATATTATATAGGATATAAATCATTCTTCCACCTACCCGTGAGTGTTAAATATGTAAATATACATGACATTAAAGAAATTGTGATCGATAGATCAGATGGAGTTAGAAGACAATGAGATGGACAAAAAGTCCAACACTTGACCGAGAGCAAGTAATTGATTTGGCTGAATCTAATTGGAGCACAACTTCCAAATCAGTGGTCAAGTCTGACGATATCAATCACCGAATCGGTCCACATAGGATTCAAATACATCGTTCCATGTAATTTTCCTCATTGGTGGTCAAACTCGTTCGTTAAAATCAAACCAAAACAGATtcgatttggatttggatttgccTTACCAAATCGGTTCAATATTAGTTAGTTGGATTCGATTAACTTATTaactaatttataattttaaataatttaaaaaacatatatatattttgaataaatcaattCGATTGGATAAATCGATTGAATTAAACCAAAATTAGACCCACAACATAAAATCATAACATTAAAATTGagtcaatattattattatatacctAATTTGATCGTCAATTTATAAAACTCAaacaataaaaaaacaaaattaatttaatttgattCACTAAAATCATTTATAACATTCAAAATGGAAGCTATCAACCCATTCTTTCGGGTtcaatttgatttcttttttttttctattcaacACCTATAGTTTTCTACGTCAGGCATTGCATCACTTCTCCCAAGGTGATCACGACGGAAGACACACGTCGCCATAATACAAACGATTCCAAGCATGGGTCCCGCAAAGGAATGAGCCACCCGAGGTGGACCCCATCGAAACCACTTACCACCAACGTCATGTCACTCTTTCACGATAACAGTATGAGAGAGACTTCTCTGGATTTCTTGTACGtcgaattttcttctttttttctaataAGCGATAAGTCCTGAAATGCTTGCTGACAAAATCCTCACCGCCGATTATGTTTGTGAGCTTCTTCAAACTTTGATCACTTTTTTTAATCTTCTCTAACACTCAATtcgtttacctttttttttttttttttataaagggtGATCGTTAtttgcacgttttgttgttcagaaacttctaaatagtaaggtactGATTGTGCTTGGTAAGTGTCAGTGTAAataactttatgccgtggcctcaGGGTCGACAGGGATTTGGCTCAAGGTCTCTCGGGATTGCTGATGTGGGCGACCATGCGGATCAGATCACGTCGAGACTCGTTGGGACGTCCCGCGTGGAAGGGTCCCTCTCCTCGGCGTTAATGAGGAAGTAGCTCTATCtttgtacctgcacacaggtcgggtcgaagctcggcccgacccctccgacgatcaagtcagatgatatgAAGAGGTCTTTTTGTGTGTGTTTAGTCCCCCCCCCCGCTCCTCTCAGGAGCGAGATTTTTAAAGGATGACTTACTGTGTTTGATGTACCTATTTTGcaaggagcaggatcgtactcctggcCACGTCTGACagcggtgttggcgtggcgtgaaggattgGACCTGAGCAggacgttaatgcgcctcgaccgGTGTTCTcatccgtttgaccaggtgctgtcgggTCGATCGAGACATGAGGTGTCATTTGGGACAGCTGACATCAGCTCGGGTCTTGTCatgattattatcctcatcagtaAGCACACATAATTAGGTGGTGATGGAGGACAGCAAGTGCTGTTTCATGTTCTCTCTGATCGCTCGTGTTTCCATGGTCATCTTCCTTCTCCATTTAGCCTCCGTGGTCTTATCTTGAACGGTGGTTCGTCATGTTTCACATGGCTGACTCCGTCAAGGGATGGAGCTGTGGCAATCGCACGGAAGAGTACTTCTCTTTCCAGCAGTGCGTGTCATCGTCTCTGCAGCTCACCGCCATGCCCCTCGTTCGGTGAACTTTTCCACTACCAGAGTGCTCCTTCCCGAGGCAGCCGAGGCTACCAGGCTTTCATCGACCACATCGTCTCCTCCGTCCTCGTCGGCTGTCTATATATATAGACAGGAAGAAGACAGCGGCTGCGTAATAACCGAGTGAAAGCAGTCAACGTAGAGCCAAACTGATACATAAAATATTCTAAATATTATACTCAATCACACCATTGTAATTGGTTGGGAGGGCGCAGTGATGACGGTCGAGAGCAGGCGAGCAGTTTTCTGACGTCTGCCCCCAGCGAAGCGATGCCACAGGAATTGTAGCAGACGACGACGACGTAAAAGGGGGTGGAACGATGACCACACATCAACCGGGATTATGCTGCCGAGCCAGACATGTCACGCGCTCTTGCGGATGTCTCGGAGGTTGTCGGTAAGGATTTCGAGGATCTTCCAACTCCGTCGTCGCGGTGCATGATTTCGGACCCCCGAGATCGGTCAGGATATCGAGGATCATCCAACTCCGTCGCGGTGCATGACTTCGGACCCCAGTTTTATTCGCTTGCTTTGAAGGGCAACGCCCGAACGACGCACCCAATGATTCGACTCTTCGGTCTACCTAAATAGTACGTGTTCGGAGGTGCGCCACGCTACCAATCCGAGTCCGCATGCCGTTACTCGGCTATCGTCACACATCGGTGTGACCTTCCTAATCAATGCTCGGTCGCACCAACAGTGATCGGCGCCACTTGGGCGGCACACCTTCAGCTGGAGTGGGGTTGGAATGCGGACCCCGCTGTTCGTGCAATCACAGTGAAGGTGAGGCAACGAGTGGATTCGGCGAGTATGGATGGTATTGAATCTGCGCGATTAGGAGGAGTGGTCACCTATTTAATGCCGGAATGATTCTGTTGGGGCAGTAGACGGAGAGAAGCAAGGGCGATGGAAGGTGGAGCGCGGGAGAGGCTTCTCGGCGACGAGGAGGAGGTCGAGGAGGGGCTGGGGCGGAGGCTGTGGAAGGAGAACAAGAAGCTGTGGGTGGTGGCGGGGCCGTCCATCTTCACCCGCTTCTCCACCTTCGGCGTCACGGTCATCAGCCAGGCGTTCGTCGGCCACATCGGCTCCTCCGAGCTCGCCGCCTACGCCGTCGTCTCCACCGTCCTCATGCGCTTCGCCAACGGCATCCTCGTATGTACACACGCCTCACATCCTCCTCCCTCCCCCCCCGCCCCCGTCCCTTCCTCCCCGTCCGATCTGCATCCGGCAGCAGCACATATGCACTCTCCAATTCTTCATCCAACGCAGCTCTATCGATCCACTTCGATTTTTCCACCCCTCACCTTCATCATCTTGTACTCATAATCAATCATCTTGGTTCATCTGATCCTTGTGAAAACCTGGTATTAACGGGTGCTGTTGGATAGCGACGTCTCAGCCACGGTTATCCCATTTGTTGCATTCATGGATCGATGACGACGTTGCGTTGTTTGACTGACATCGTTTCGATCGTAATGATTGCTACTGAACCGGGCCGATGCACGACCTGGAACCGCCTCCGTTGTGGCAGCACGCCTCAGCTGTTGAGATCAGTGGATCGTGCGTTGGGGCCCTGCGGTCTAATGTCTCGGAGCCCAACCATCGCCCGGCCGCACGAGAACAAATCGTTGCTATCTAAGTAACGGTTCGGTTCGGTTCTATGCTTTGATTAGTTTTaatcaattttcttttaatcAAAAAATAATGTGTTAGATACATGTGAAACTCATGATagtaaaaaaagttttttttttatatatacaatatatataaatGGATAAAAAAACGTGATATAAGGAATCATTATTGGATCAAAATGTAAAGTCAGCTTATTATCCTTTGCCATGATAACCTAACTTTTTCCGTCACGAGCAGTTTGAAATATTTTGATCAACATAATAATTTTAGTCAAAAATACTAATGTAATCTCTTGGTCTTGCTTGGTGTTAGTTTGGCACGTCTCACGTAATTCCACATCAgtaaaatcaagcttgttatctcttactgcaactataaataagagcCTAGACTTTGAAATCAGATGCATTATAAGAAAAATCTAATTATTTACTttagatataatttttattatgtcTACACTTACTTAAAATAGTTTGGGCTATAGTTCAGTAGTTTCATATGTTTTTATGGTCTAGGAatattttcttaagacatttataattgtctcttttatagtagagttttgctACTCCTCCGTCTATGgacgtaggtcaattgatcgaaccatatAAATGTGGTGTccttgtcttttttatttttctgctttattgtctttattgtgTTGTCAAATTATCTTTGGTAAATTTCTTAGGATCAACTCTAACACTTGTAACGCCAATAGCAAAATATAGAAATTAGTCAATGATCGGGGTTATAGGGTTGTGAGCTTCCTACTAACTTTTGTTTCAATTTGTTAACTTGGTATATTTGAAGAtgaataattaatttatgttaaaaaaaaactaatatcCATAAAATTTTAATGGATATTGGTTTATTATCTCATATCGTGGGGCTCTTCTGGGTTAAGGATGTTCATGCTGCCAGGCAATATGGACCTCTTGGTTGCAAAGTTGGGTTGACGCTTACTGTTCTATGAAAAATGCTATAAACATATGAGCAATATGGTGTGAGATATATGTTGTGAATGCTGGTGAAGAAAAAAGTTTATAGCGAATGTATCTTCCCATAATATTGGCAAGTTTGTGGATTAATGTGCCAAACTGTGTGACCTCTAAACAAGTTTGTAGTGAGTGGGTGATTCCTATTCAAGTCTCGATAGATAGCAAGCAAAAGCTGCCCCATTCTCTAAGTCTCGATTGCAACCATCCAATTCACATTAGATGGGATTCCAAAGTGGACAGTTCTAATTCCTGCTTTGCAACAGCTGTTACTGTCATACAGTTTTCTTACTGCATTTACTATCTTAGTTATTTTGCAGAGCTAAATGGTAGCAGAAGTTCCAGGTAGAATCCCTCAGTTTGGGTGGGCGGTACAACTTGGTTGATTTTGTTACCATTATGTTATTTCAATGTTTTCTTCATCTATTAAATGAGATGCACTTAAAAGAGAGCAGATCAGAGCACCGTACAAACTTTCTGAACAGTGAAGAAAATCTTTTTGTTTACATATACTGTTGCAAATGTACAGCTGCTCTACTGGCATACATATAAATGCATATCTAACTACAATTAGCACTTTTGATTTGCATTAGCTGCAGACGAGGTGTCTGTGACTGAAAACTTTGTTCATGAATGGTAGATTATGAGAGTGTACCGATGTGAAGTATAGCTTGAGCTCAACTTCCATTTTGCAGCTTGGAATGGCAAGTGCATTGGAGACCCTCTGCGGGCAGTCTTACGGCGCAAAACAGTACCACATGCTGGGCATTTATCTGCAAAGATCTTGGATCGTCTTGTGCTCATGTGCCTTCTTGTTGACGCCCGTCTTCATTTTTACGACTCCGCTACTAAAGCTTATTGGCCAAGAGGAATCCATCGCAGAGATGGCTGGCACCGTGGCACATTGGTTCATTCCTGTCTTCTTCTCCTTTGTATGGGGATTCACACTTCAGATGTATCTCCAGGCGCAAAGCAAGAACGTCATCATCACATATTTGGCAGTCGCAACGCTCACTCTGCATATCTTCCTCTCATGGTTTATGGTTACGAAGCTTAACTTGGGACTTGCCGGCGTAATGGGCTCGATGATCCTTGCAATGTGGATTCCTGTACTGGGTCAGCTTGCATTTGTGTTTTTTGGAGGCTGCCCCGAAACTTGGACAGGTTTCTCTTTCAGTGCATTCTTGGACCTTTGGGCGATTGTTAAGCTCTCTCTATCCTCCGGCGTCATGCTTTGGTAATAATCTCCTTCTGTTTAACTTCGCCCACTGTATGCCGTCTCTCACAAGGACCTATTTTGCTGCAGCTTGGAACTCTGGTACAACACCATCTTGGTCCTCCTCACAGGTTATATGAAGAATGCTGAGGTTGCCATAGATGCTCTTTCCATCTGGTACACTGATAACTCTGAGTCTGTTCTATTCTTATCCGTTACATCCGACTTCTAATATTGATGGATGCCTAATTGTTACAGCCTCAACATTAATGGATGGGAGATGATGATATCTGTTGGTTTCTTGTCAGCAGCAGGGTATAACccatcagaataatatattttccttcctCACTCAATATTTTCTGGTCCATCATATCAGAGACAACTTGGATTAACCAACATCTTATTATTTCTTTTGCTGTCCCAGAGTTCGAGTGGCAAATGAACTGGGCGCAGGGAGTGCCAAAGCGGCAAAGTTCGCTATAGTCAATGTGGTCATCACATCATTTGTCATTGGATTTGTGTTCTTCCTGTTCTTTCTCATTTTCCGAGGTAGACTTGCTTATATATTCACCGATGATGCTGAAGTAGCTGGAGCAGTCGCTGACCTTTCTCCGCTGCTGGCCTTCTCCATTTTGCTGAACAGCATTCAACCTGTAATTTCAGGTGAAATTTCCTAAATGGATGAGTAACTATAATATGTCATTGATCTCTGCAGAAACTGTTTCACACACTGACAGATGAAAGTACTGGTCAATTATCTTCGCATGTCGAGCATAAGAAAATCAGATCATATACATCTTAAGCTATTAAGatctaaaaacaaaaaaatagattCTGTAACTTTGACATGCAattatgttttcttgttctttgtttTCTCACTGAACATGCTTTTTCAAGGGCATTTTTTGACTTCCATTTAAATTTGTTATAGGTGTTGCCATTGGTGCGGGCTGGCAAGGCATGGTGGCTTTTGTAAACATAGGATGCTACTACTTGATCGGCTTACCTTTGGGAGTTGTGCTtggttatgccattgatatgcatgTCAAGGTAAGAAGAATTAGTATAACACCTCTCCCACTGCTTTTTTAGTGTCTCGAGGAGGTTTAGCATAATATCCTTTCTCTTCGTAAAATGCAAGTGATTATATTTTCATGTACATGTCGTGCGAGAATATTAAATTAGTCTGAGCTACATAGATCATTTAACAGATACTGATTTCTTAGGTAAAATAAGATTGAATAACTGAAGTTGCAAGTATCAAAAGATCCAAAATTTTCCAGTATAACTTCACACTCTATTTTCGATATGAATGCAGGGGATTTGGATTGGAATGTTGATTGGAACATGCATCCAAACTTTAGTGCTTATCTACATTACTTGGAGGACTGACTGGGATCAGCAGGTAATTCTTTCCACAAAGGCATTTCTGTTCTCAAGTGATCTCTCTCTGACTTGGATCAAGCAAAAGATGAAAACTAGAAGTAATCAAGTCTAGACAGACCATCACAACTTCGCCCGTCTTTTACTCTCTTCTTGCATTATGGATCATTCAATCTTTCCTACTGTAGGTGCTAATTGCTAAAGATCGCCTCAGCAAATGGTACATGGACAAATCGAGGAATTCGAACGATGCTCGCGGATCTGCATGATTCTGTTTTCTTTTATTGCGTTCATGAGGAACAAGGAGGAGAAGAATTTGAGATTTCTTTTGGTGGCATGTTTGATCATCACACTTCATCCACCGGAACTCGAGCAAATAATGCTTGTTATGCTATTGATGCAAAAATCGATCTCCTAGAACATTTTCACCGTAGAAAAGGAATTAAGCATtaaaatcatcataaaaaaaattaatatcaaaatataaaattaaataataataaattcaaatttatGATGCGTAACTTTTGATGCTATTTAGAAAATCTACATATGATCTATAAGCATGTCATTAATGTATCTGAAATCTATAGTAATATCAATCTATAAAGAGAATTAGACTTGTCTTTTGGGAATATGAAAAAAGATATGtaatctttcaaaatatattatatatccaCGTATTTGCGTAtcgatgtatgtatatattttattattcgcACGGAGTCCCTAAGATGTTATGTCATTTTATAGACGAGAGCAAAGGATCTAAGATAATTGATTAAGAGATTTTCTTCCACCAATATTATCACATAGGGAATCTTATTATAATTAGACATCCTTTTTATTGGTTAATAATCGTACTTAGGATtcaatcatattcataatatatttatagatAAGACCATATAATTTAATAAACTTTACATAAAAAAGTTGGGTGTCTATCTTCATACTATCGGTTATTGCCCTCCACTCAAACCACGGTTGCGCCACTGTCGATCATCTCGAACAACCTCTTATTGCTCACGAAGGCTTCATACTCATCGGAACCCAGTAGTCACTTTCCCTCCCCTTTGTGTCGGCAAACCTATCACTCGGACCAGCCTTGTGCGAAAAAGGAGATGCGAAAGCTACTATCTCCTCCATTGACCTTATTGACCCTAAACTTATGTACCTACATGTATCCCTTGCATGATGAAAGAAAGGACGTGAGATTTATAAGTGAGGTACAAAAAAAAGAGGTTAGTGGAATCAACGAAGGTGACAACATAATGGATCTAGTGGGGTAGATGGAGAGGGAAGGTGACTCTGTTGGGATTCGACAAGGGCATAAGGGTGGTGGTCCAAAAAGGAGCACGTGATGATAAGTTTGACGAGGATATAAAA
This DNA window, taken from Musa acuminata AAA Group cultivar baxijiao chromosome BXJ3-7, Cavendish_Baxijiao_AAA, whole genome shotgun sequence, encodes the following:
- the LOC135643517 gene encoding protein DETOXIFICATION 21-like; amino-acid sequence: MEGGARERLLGDEEEVEEGLGRRLWKENKKLWVVAGPSIFTRFSTFGVTVISQAFVGHIGSSELAAYAVVSTVLMRFANGILLGMASALETLCGQSYGAKQYHMLGIYLQRSWIVLCSCAFLLTPVFIFTTPLLKLIGQEESIAEMAGTVAHWFIPVFFSFVWGFTLQMYLQAQSKNVIITYLAVATLTLHIFLSWFMVTKLNLGLAGVMGSMILAMWIPVLGQLAFVFFGGCPETWTGFSFSAFLDLWAIVKLSLSSGVMLCLELWYNTILVLLTGYMKNAEVAIDALSICLNINGWEMMISVGFLSAAGVRVANELGAGSAKAAKFAIVNVVITSFVIGFVFFLFFLIFRGRLAYIFTDDAEVAGAVADLSPLLAFSILLNSIQPVISGVAIGAGWQGMVAFVNIGCYYLIGLPLGVVLGYAIDMHVKGIWIGMLIGTCIQTLVLIYITWRTDWDQQVLIAKDRLSKWYMDKSRNSNDARGSA